The nucleotide sequence AGAAAGTGCAGAGGCTAAAACGTCACCGCCTCCCTTAGCTGTAGTTACAACCCCCACAGAGGGATTACAGCCAGAGGACACAAGCTTGGAGAAGCGCGGCAAAAGATCGCCTTCCATTTTTAGCCGTTCCCGCTTACACACCCGAAGGATACGAGCTTGATATTGTCCGTATCTATCAGGACACCGATGGGGAATACCGAACAGCTTTTATGGAGTATGTTAATGAAGCCGGGCTGATTATTCAATTGAACCAGCGTCTGTTATATGAACACTCCACGCCAGCGACAACAAGGGTTACTCAAGATTCGACTATTAAAGATATTGTTTTAAATGGACAGACGGCAATTATGATGATTCACGACAATGATATTATCCATCTGGAATGGCTAACAGCCGACCAAATTAAAATGTCTGTATTTGGGCTTTTGCCAGCGGACGAAATGATCTTATTAGCAGAATCGCTACAATAAAAAAATAGCAACAGGAGCATCCCTGCTACTATTTTTTTGTACGCCCGGCATGGGTGCGTGACTATAGGGTGAAAGTCCCGAGT is from Caldalkalibacillus thermarum and encodes:
- a CDS encoding DUF4367 domain-containing protein; this encodes MYQDTDGEYRTAFMEYVNEAGLIIQLNQRLLYEHSTPATTRVTQDSTIKDIVLNGQTAIMMIHDNDIIHLEWLTADQIKMSVFGLLPADEMILLAESLQ